The following is a genomic window from Rhizobium sp. NRK18.
GACAAGCTGCTGATTTCCATGGCGGCGATGGTGGCCCGGCGGCGGCTGGAGCGCGGCGTCAAGCTGAACTATCCCGAAGCGATCGCGCTGATCACCGACTATGTCGTCGAAGGCGCGCGCGACGGCCGCTCGGTCGCCGATCTCATGGAAGCCGGTGCACATGTCATCACCCGCGATCAGGTGATGGAAGGCATCGCCGAGATGATCCACGACGTGCAGGTGGAAGCGACATTCCCAGACGGCACCAAGCTCGTCACCGTACACGAACCGATACGTTAAGTGGTTGGGAGATTGATTCATGATTCCGGGCGAACTGATTGCCGCTGAAGGCGAAATCGAACTGAATACCGGTCTTCCGACCGTCACGCTGGAGGTCTCCAACACCGGTGACCGGCCAATCCAGGTTGGCAGCCACTATCATTTCGGCGAGACCAATCCGGGCTTGTCCTTCGACCGCGACAAGGCGCGCGGCATGCGGCTCGACATTCCGTCCGGCACCGCCGTGCGCTTCGAACCCGGCCAGACCCGGCAGGTGACCCTGGTGCCGATGTCGGGCAAGCGCGAGGTCTACGGCTTCCGCCAGTCCGTCATGGGCAAGCTCTAGGAGCGCGGGCGTGCTGAAGCTTCTTGCCGCTGCCGCCATCGTCGGCCTGCCGCTTGCGAGCCATGCGCTGGCGCAGGACCCGGACGTCGACTGCAGCGATCCCGTCACCCAGACGGACATGAACATCTGCGCCTATCAGGACTGGCAGGCCGCCGACAAGGAGCTGAACGCCGTCTACAAGCAGGCGGTCGCCTATGCGAAGGACGAGGACACCCAGCTTGCCGATATCGACAAGAACCTGGTCGGTGCGCTCGATGCCTTGAAGAAGGCGCAACGCGCCTGGGTCGACTATCGCGACGGCCATTGCGACGGCATGGGCTTTCAGGCCCGCGGCGGCTCGATGGAGCCGCTGCTCGTCGGGTCCTGCCTTGCCGATCTCACGCGCCAGCGCACCAGGGAACTGAAAGAGCTGATGACCGGCCTTGAGGATCAGGGCGAAGACGGCGGGGAGCAGAAGTAGCCATGGTTCGTCGCATCGCCATCGTCGGAAACGGGCCCGTGCCGCAGGATGCCGCCGCGCGCGTCGACGGCTGCGATTTCGTCATCCGCTTCAACGACTGCCGGTCGCTGACGAGCGAACGCGGTCGGACGGATGTCGTCGCCGTCTGCAACACCGGCCGGCCGGGCAAGCAGATGCTCTATGAAAGCGACTGGCGCGACATCGCCGCCGTGCGTGCTGCCGCATCGATCTGGTGCGTCCGTGATCCGCTGAAGTTTGATGAGATGCGCGCCGTGCTTGGCGAGAGCCATCCCGATCTCGACGATTTCTGTGACGATTACACCGACGGGTTCGCTGCGTTCGCGGCGGAATCGGGCAAGGGGTTCCGCGTCATCGACAGGCAGGTGCACGAGCGGCTCGATGCCGATCTCGCCGCCGTCGGCGCCGGCGCCTATGTCGTGCCGTCTTCCGGCATGGTGGCGATCGCCGAGGTGCTGACCCACCATGCCGGGCCGGAGGATACGATCCTGCTTGCCGGTTTCGGCCACCAGGGCTGGGACGGACATCCGTTCGCCGCCGAAAAAGTGCTGGTCGACCGCTATGCGGCCGAGGGCCGGCTCATTCGAATTTCCGATATCTCCGTAATCTCCCCGCTTGAAGGAGTGTGAACCATGCCGTTCAAAATGTCCCGCGCCGCCTATGCCAACATGTTCGGTCCGACGACCGGCGACAAACTGCGGCTCGCCGACACCGAACTCTTCATCGAGGTCGAGAAGGACTACACCTCCTATGGCGACGAGGTGAAGTTCGGTGGCGGCAAGGTGATCCGCGACGGCATGGGGCAGAGCCAGGTGACCCGCGCCGACGGCGCCGTCGACACCGTCATCACCAATGCGCTGATCGTCGATCACTGGGGGATCGTCAAAGCCGATATCGGCCTCAAGGACGGGCGGATCGTGGCGATCGGCAAGGCCGGCAATCCGGACACCCAGCCGGGCGTCGACATCATCGTCGGCCCGGGTACGGAGGCGATTGCGGCGGAAGGCAAGATCATCACCGCCGGCGGCATGGACGCGCATATCCATTTCATCTGCCCGCAGCAGATCGAGGATGCGCTGATGTCCGGCCTTACCACCATGCTCGGCGGCGGCACCGGCCCGGCGCACGGGACGCTCGCGACCACCTGCACGCCCGGCCCGTGGCACATCGCCCGCATGATCGAGGCGGCAGACGCCTTCCCGATGAACCTCGCCTTCGCCGGCAAGGGCAATGCCTCGCTGCCGGGCGCGCTGGAAGAAATGGTGCTGGGCGGTGCCTCGTCGCTGAAACTTCATGAGGACTGGGGCACGACGCCGGCCGCCATCGACTGCTGCCTGTCGGTCGCCGACCAGTACGACGTGCAGGTGATGATCCACACCGACACGCTGAACGAATCGGGCTTCGTGGAAGACACGATTTCGGCGATCCGGGGCAGGACCATCCATGCCTTCCACACGGAGGGGGCGGGCGGCGGCCACGCGCCGGACATCATCAAGGTCTGCGGCAGCCCGAACGTCATTCCGTCGTCGACCAACCCGACGCGGCCCTACACGGTCAACACGATCGCCGAGCATCTCGACATGCTGATGGTCTGCCATCACCTGTCGGCGTCGATCCCGGAAGACATCGCATTCGCCGAAAGCCGCATCCGCAAGGAAACGATCGCGGCTGAGGACATTCTCCATGACATCGGCGCCTTCTCGATCATCTCGTCCGACAGCCAGGCCATGGGCCGCGTCGGCGAAGTGTCGATCCGCACATGGCAGACCGCCGACAAGATGAAGCGCCAGCGCGGCCGGCTGAAGGAAGAGACCGGTGACAACGACAATTTCCGCGTCAAGCGCTACGTCGCCAAGTACACGATCAATCCGGCGATCGCCCACGGGCTTTCCCACGAGATCGGTTCGGTCGAGATCGGCAAGCGCGCCGACCTCGTCATGTGGTCGCCGGCCTTCTTTGGCGTCAAGCCGGACATGGTGATCCTTGGCGGCACGATCGCGGCAGCGCCGATGGGCGATCCGAACGCCTCGATCCCGACGCCGCAGCCGGTCCACTACCGGCACATGTTCGGCGCCTACGGCAAGGCGCGCACAAATTCGTCGGTGACCTTCGTCTCCCAGGCTTCGCTCGATGCCGGCCTTGCCGGACGCCTCGGCGTCGCCAAGCAGCTCGTGGCGGTCAAGAACACCCGCGGCGGCATCGGCAAGGCATCGATGATCCATAATGCAGCGACGCCGAACATCGAGGTCGATCCGGAAACCTACGAAGTGCGCGCCGACGGCGAACTCCTGACCTGCGAACCGGCAAAGGTGCTGCCGATGGCGCAGCGGTACTTCCTGTTCTGAGGCCGCTTCCCGGCAAGGCCCGTAGGGACTATTATTGCTCAAGTCGCGGAAAGGAGCCTGCCATGTCGATTGCAGCCAATCTTGGAAAGCCGCTGGAGGATTATGTCGACGAACTGATCAAGACCGGTCGCTACCAGTCCCGCACCGACGTGCTTCGCGAGGGCGTGCGGCTCGTGCAGGAGCGGGAGGCGAAACTCGAGGCGTTTCGGCGCGAGGTCCAGAAAGGGATAGACTCGGCTGACCGGGGCGAGCTGGAGGATGCCGACGTGGTTTTTGATCGTCTTCTGAAACATTTCGCCGAAAGATGAAAGTTCGAGTTTCCCGCCTCGCCGCGCTTGATCTCATTTCGATCGGAGATCATCTCAGCGAGCAGGCGGGAAAGCGCCGCGCGCGTGAATTTCTTATCGAACTTCGGAAGAAGTGTGCCGAGC
Proteins encoded in this region:
- a CDS encoding urease subunit beta, with product MIPGELIAAEGEIELNTGLPTVTLEVSNTGDRPIQVGSHYHFGETNPGLSFDRDKARGMRLDIPSGTAVRFEPGQTRQVTLVPMSGKREVYGFRQSVMGKL
- a CDS encoding lysozyme inhibitor LprI family protein; the protein is MKLLAAAAIVGLPLASHALAQDPDVDCSDPVTQTDMNICAYQDWQAADKELNAVYKQAVAYAKDEDTQLADIDKNLVGALDALKKAQRAWVDYRDGHCDGMGFQARGGSMEPLLVGSCLADLTRQRTRELKELMTGLEDQGEDGGEQK
- a CDS encoding urease subunit gamma, translated to MNLSPREKDKLLISMAAMVARRRLERGVKLNYPEAIALITDYVVEGARDGRSVADLMEAGAHVITRDQVMEGIAEMIHDVQVEATFPDGTKLVTVHEPIR
- a CDS encoding type II toxin-antitoxin system ParD family antitoxin, with product MSIAANLGKPLEDYVDELIKTGRYQSRTDVLREGVRLVQEREAKLEAFRREVQKGIDSADRGELEDADVVFDRLLKHFAER
- a CDS encoding Urease operon accessory protein, encoding MVRRIAIVGNGPVPQDAAARVDGCDFVIRFNDCRSLTSERGRTDVVAVCNTGRPGKQMLYESDWRDIAAVRAAASIWCVRDPLKFDEMRAVLGESHPDLDDFCDDYTDGFAAFAAESGKGFRVIDRQVHERLDADLAAVGAGAYVVPSSGMVAIAEVLTHHAGPEDTILLAGFGHQGWDGHPFAAEKVLVDRYAAEGRLIRISDISVISPLEGV
- the ureC gene encoding urease subunit alpha, whose amino-acid sequence is MPFKMSRAAYANMFGPTTGDKLRLADTELFIEVEKDYTSYGDEVKFGGGKVIRDGMGQSQVTRADGAVDTVITNALIVDHWGIVKADIGLKDGRIVAIGKAGNPDTQPGVDIIVGPGTEAIAAEGKIITAGGMDAHIHFICPQQIEDALMSGLTTMLGGGTGPAHGTLATTCTPGPWHIARMIEAADAFPMNLAFAGKGNASLPGALEEMVLGGASSLKLHEDWGTTPAAIDCCLSVADQYDVQVMIHTDTLNESGFVEDTISAIRGRTIHAFHTEGAGGGHAPDIIKVCGSPNVIPSSTNPTRPYTVNTIAEHLDMLMVCHHLSASIPEDIAFAESRIRKETIAAEDILHDIGAFSIISSDSQAMGRVGEVSIRTWQTADKMKRQRGRLKEETGDNDNFRVKRYVAKYTINPAIAHGLSHEIGSVEIGKRADLVMWSPAFFGVKPDMVILGGTIAAAPMGDPNASIPTPQPVHYRHMFGAYGKARTNSSVTFVSQASLDAGLAGRLGVAKQLVAVKNTRGGIGKASMIHNAATPNIEVDPETYEVRADGELLTCEPAKVLPMAQRYFLF